In the Fibrella aestuarina BUZ 2 genome, one interval contains:
- a CDS encoding TolC family protein, whose product MRATYFSIFLAYLLSAWFIPTTRLIAQPAPADSVLTLARALELAAQTYPSIRGKRAEIEATRADLEARRASFLPAGAVQTQALYGTSNNVRGATFPNEGTTNNVASGIKPNGPTADAVWTSLGSLNVNWRAITFGRNKADLAVAQSAISRAEADYRQEMFVQQVRTADTYLMALILDQAVRVQQANLSRVQAFRQVMQANTRSGLRPGVDSALADAELAKARLLLLDSHRMAQQQRVLLGQLTGLPPSAQRLDTTTFRQPTMPILTYPANTLLSHPTLTYFQRQLDVDQAQILSIRKSILPALSLNGSFWARGSGIADNLSPEGNFVYNPSLGAGLPFRVANYFVGLSTVWRFTDWFRIRQETKAQTLRTLADQSRYDEQLLALRAQQQTADLQIQTAQEAARQSPVQLAAAQAAYGQAQARYGAGLANLYEFTQAFTLLNRAEIDQSVAINNVWRAYLLKAAAEGDMAPFLQLTTR is encoded by the coding sequence ATGAGGGCGACCTACTTCTCCATTTTTCTGGCTTATCTGCTGAGTGCGTGGTTCATCCCCACCACCCGGCTGATCGCCCAACCCGCGCCCGCCGACTCTGTACTAACGCTGGCCCGTGCGCTGGAGTTGGCCGCGCAAACCTACCCCTCCATCCGGGGCAAACGAGCCGAAATTGAAGCAACCCGTGCCGATCTGGAAGCGCGTCGGGCGAGTTTTTTGCCCGCCGGGGCCGTACAGACGCAAGCCCTTTACGGTACGTCAAACAACGTGCGCGGGGCCACCTTTCCCAACGAAGGCACCACCAACAACGTCGCCAGTGGGATCAAGCCCAACGGACCCACCGCCGATGCTGTATGGACCAGCTTAGGGTCGCTCAACGTGAATTGGCGGGCCATCACGTTCGGGCGTAACAAAGCCGATTTGGCCGTCGCTCAATCCGCTATTTCACGGGCCGAGGCCGATTACCGGCAGGAGATGTTCGTCCAGCAGGTGCGGACGGCTGATACGTACCTGATGGCCCTCATCCTCGACCAGGCTGTGCGGGTGCAGCAGGCTAATCTGAGCAGAGTGCAGGCGTTTCGGCAGGTGATGCAGGCCAACACCCGGTCGGGCCTACGCCCCGGCGTGGACAGTGCTCTGGCCGATGCCGAATTGGCAAAGGCCCGCCTGCTGCTGCTCGACAGCCATCGCATGGCCCAGCAGCAGCGCGTCTTGCTGGGTCAACTGACGGGTCTGCCACCCAGTGCACAACGCCTGGACACGACTACGTTCAGGCAGCCTACGATGCCCATTTTAACGTACCCGGCCAACACCTTGTTAAGCCACCCCACGCTGACCTACTTCCAGCGGCAACTGGATGTCGATCAGGCGCAGATCCTCTCCATTCGTAAGTCAATATTGCCTGCCCTCTCGCTTAATGGCTCATTTTGGGCGCGGGGATCGGGGATTGCCGACAACCTGTCGCCAGAGGGTAATTTTGTCTATAACCCCTCGTTGGGGGCGGGTCTGCCGTTTCGGGTTGCCAACTACTTCGTTGGCCTGAGTACCGTCTGGCGGTTCACCGACTGGTTTCGCATTCGGCAGGAGACCAAAGCCCAGACACTACGTACCCTGGCCGATCAATCGCGCTACGACGAGCAACTGCTGGCCCTGCGCGCTCAGCAACAAACCGCCGATCTTCAGATACAGACCGCCCAGGAAGCCGCCCGGCAATCGCCCGTCCAATTGGCTGCGGCACAGGCGGCTTATGGGCAAGCGCAAGCCCGCTATGGTGCGGGGTTGGCAAATTTATACGAGTTCACGCAGGCGTTCACGCTGCTCAACCGGGCCGAAATTGACCAATCCGTTGCCATTAACAACGTCTGGCGGGCCTACCTGCTCAAAGCCGCTGCTGAGGGCGACATGGCCCCTTTCCTTCAACTGACTACCCGTTAA